TGACTTTTAGTCAAGTTTAGTTGGAATATACTTTGTCTGGAACAGAATCTTTTTCAATCTGTTCCAGTGGAAAATGCCATTCATTCATTTGAACAAACATCTTATGTTTCTTATCtgtaatagtatatatatagtgttGAGTGACGTTTTACTTGTGCGTTTCATATCAGGCAAGTTCtcaagtaggtgctgctggttcgGATCCAGTTCTTGATAGACTTGCGCGTTTCCAGAACGCTTGCTGGAGATTTCTTAGGCCACATACCATCCGCGGAACAGCTTTAGGATCCACGTTAGTATATGTTGTTGCAATACTGAAATGGCTTCATGTTTCTTTTTGGTTGACTGTTAATTTGTAATGGCAGTGCCTTGGTGACAAGAGCTTTGATAGAGAACACTCATCTGATCAAATGGAGCCTCGTACTCAAGGCGCTTTCAGGTCTTCTTGCTCTTATATGTGGGAATGGTTATATAGTTGGCATCAATCAGATCTACGACATTGGCATTGACAAGTATGTAACATCACTATGACTCATATGATGATTACATGTAAAGTACTTTTGTTTGAGGTTGAAGTATTTGTTTCTTGCAGAGTGAACAAGCCGTACTTGCCAATAGCAGCAGGAGATCTCTCAGTGCAGTCTGCGTGGTTATTGGTGATATTTTTCGCAATTGCAGGGCTAACAGTTGTTGGATTCAACTTTGGTCCATTCATTACATGCCTATACTCTCTTGGTCTTTTTCTGGGGACCATCTATTCTGTTCCACCATTTAGAATGAAGAGATTTCCAGTTGCAGCGTTTCTTATTATTGCCACGGTAGGGAGCTGTGTTTTATGCTTCTGTATCTGATAACTCAACTATCACCATGTTGGGAATAGTAAGATGTCTTTTGTATCGACATTTTCTTATTAGGTACGAGGTTTCCTTCTTAATTTTGGTGTGTACCATGCTACAAGAGCTGCTCTTGGACTTTCGTTTCAGTGGAGGTTAGTAATCATATGCACAACATTTGATAAATAGGTCAATACAGCTTCAAAACTTGTGGTTAACCAACTTCTAATGgagcatatatatatgtaatactcAACTTTCTATTCGGTATGTGCAGTGCACCTGTGGCTTTCATCACTTCTTTTGTGACACTGTTTGCATTAGTCATTGCTATTACAAAAGATCTTCCTGATGTTGAAGGAGATCGCAAGTAAGTAATTGCACATATAGAGTTCACTCAGCATCTCATAGCAGAGGAGATTCTATTACTAAGTCCTAGCCGCCTCTTATCAATCATTCTTTTCGATTAAATGTTGAATAGGTTCCAAATATCAACACTAGCAACAAAGCTTGGAGTGAGGAACATTGCATTCCTCGGTTCTGGACTTCTTCTAGTTAACTATATTTCTGCCATATCACTagctttctacatgcctcaggTGAACACATCACTACATTCATTAGCATGAGAATCTGTTTCCACACGTTTTTGCTTGAATACTATCACTTGCTCGGTATTCAGCTTTGAAACAACACCCGTCCATGCTTTAAACATTTGACAGGTTTTTAGAGGTAGCTTGATGATTCCTGCACATATGATCTTGGCTTCATGCTTGATTTTCCAGGTAATGCATATCCCAAGATACTCTAATATAGCTTACAAGTATGGtcagacttaaaaaaaaaaaagtatggtCAAACTGAGAAAATGTCCCAAAAAACTtcataactatattttttatttcactgTCATATTCATCAGTCTCATGACTTTCTAATATCAATGATGTTCTTCTTTTTGTAGACATGGGTGCTAGAAAAAGCAAACTACACAAAGGTAAAAAAACACTTCTGCAAAACATCAACTTCTTATCATGAAATGATATCAGAAGATGATGATGTAAATAAATATGATCAATGGGGTGTGTATCTAATGGAGTATGGGAACttctttattattattgcaGGAAGCTATAGCTGGATATTACCGGTTTATATGGAATCTCTTCTACGCAGAGTATCTGTTATTCCCTTTATTCTAGCTTTCATGGTGAACATTTGCAGTTTTCTCTGTAtacctctcttcttcttctttgtagcTTGGACTCAAAATCAATTTGTTCATGTACATACTAAGGATTTGCTCCTTTTGAATTTTGATGTCTTTGCAATAATAATTCTTTAACCAATTCAAAGAATAGATTTTCAACATAAATCtatgaattcaaaactaccaTATATTATTTGCTAATGTATTATTTacatactaggttaagatccgcgccttgcccgggatcaacattatatatataaattattttatgtattaaatatttttacatgaaataataaatatatattaaataattaaaagttagtaactattaaatatataattaaattggtgtgaacatataaatcaattttattaatcgaaaaaaatattttttttatatttgataggatatgtaattaaatttaaatgatactaacatagataatatattttagtatatttttaatattaatgtctattaaatgatgatttctactcatatagtttttttgatcatttgtatcttttatagaaaaaaatttaaattactcataacaaaatttttatagtaggattaatagttttagtaatttataattttttaaaaaataagttgtcaatgatgttcaaaacttttatcaaaaaaattgttcaaagtaaattttgaaactaaaatattgtattttatatggtttatagtttaatttaaaacgatatatatattaatctaaataattaattaaattagactttttacttatataatttttgtaatcattttcattttgtcatgacaaaaattttaaaccatgtaTCATAAactttgaatgtgagacttttaacagttttagtaatttatagccgtttgtaaaaattcaaaatataacatatacataaaaaatctaaatttttattatatggttattgtggttgtttaatttatttaatagtataaaattaaacaaatatgatagaagatacactattttttttattaaatctttattattcaaaatcattaattatcatatatactttaactacattaggcaattccgtaaattttatttaaggaaataataaagtacattaatgatgaatttattgttagtttaataaaaagcttattatataattagatgaaccagcatatttctctaatggttctaagaatcatcctagtgatgacatgtggttacaaaaaaaagttgtaatgcttctcaaataatatataggggatataaaataattggtatttattttttttttaaattacaatagTCCTGTAAGTTAACCAGCTAGAcagaccacaaaaaaaaaaaccgtggAACACATAAACCCGGTTCTCAACTGGATAAGCCCATTATGAGAGCTCTTCAATAGAGCCCAAAACCCTAATTcacattttgtatataaattctcTCTTAGGGTTTCCGTCCGTCCTCTGCCGTCACTCTCACCCGCGCAACCGCTTCAACGATTTCAGGTGATCCTCTTTctccaatctctctctctcgatttcGCTAATACTCTGCTTCTCTCACAGCCATGGCCGCCGCCGTAGAAATCGACGCCGAGATTCAGCAGCAGCTCACCAACGAGGTCAAGCTCTTCAACCGCTGGACCTATGACGACGTCTCGGTATAACTTCCTCACCGTTTCATTTGCTCTAATCTAGCCTTTCTTGATAAGCAAGTTTCTCTTTTGATTTGATGGTTATTACAACTATTTTGTCTTTATCACATTAGCTTTAGTATTACCAATTTGTAATACCTGTCAATGTTCACAGTGCTGTTCTTGTTTTCAGTTTTTATCTTTCATACCTTAAAGTTTTATGTTGCATTGCTTGTTATAACCTTGTGCTCTTGTTCTGGTTGTAACACTTTGTATCGTTACGTTGACTTCTACTACATTCTTTAGATTAGATGGTTATTACAACTGTTTTGTCTTTATAACAATCACATTTAACTTTAGTCTATAATTTTAAGATCAAATTGTAATACTTTCCAGTGTTTACAATCGTCGATACAATTTCGTGGTAATAATGAAACGAAATAACTTGTAGTTTTTCGCTTGCCTTGGtggtaatatatattattctcaTTGTGTTCAGTTGCTTAGTATCGTTACGTTGACTTATGCTCCattct
This region of Brassica napus cultivar Da-Ae chromosome C5, Da-Ae, whole genome shotgun sequence genomic DNA includes:
- the LOC106452511 gene encoding homogentisate solanesyltransferase, chloroplastic; this translates as MELSISHSPCLRFSSSSPRFLAASSHHYRPSVHLAGKLLSRSKDADLTSLSSSCMRSKFVSTNYRKISIRASSQVGAAGSDPVLDRLARFQNACWRFLRPHTIRGTALGSTALVTRALIENTHLIKWSLVLKALSGLLALICGNGYIVGINQIYDIGIDKVNKPYLPIAAGDLSVQSAWLLVIFFAIAGLTVVGFNFGPFITCLYSLGLFLGTIYSVPPFRMKRFPVAAFLIIATVRGFLLNFGVYHATRAALGLSFQWSAPVAFITSFVTLFALVIAITKDLPDVEGDRKFQISTLATKLGVRNIAFLGSGLLLVNYISAISLAFYMPQVFRGSLMIPAHMILASCLIFQTWVLEKANYTKEAIAGYYRFIWNLFYAEYLLFPLF